Proteins encoded in a region of the Methanofollis tationis genome:
- a CDS encoding DUF460 domain-containing protein — protein MKVFGIDIIRGSVRSRTRRPVYALVVIEDGEVISTAQVTAYRLSRMIAAEEPELLATDSVQELAPDQHDLISFMQTLPTGTVLVQVTGGERKETLQKVAARYNIQVERTDPFAEAGAAARIAYLGGGAAVIAFEKTTEITVSRHRSPGKGGWSQNRYVRKMHGAVRERAREVEGHLVAAGLRYEKSERLAFGGFSRVHFRVYASRDAIPVRASAAADVQVRIEGRRLDRIRYEPLTKRPRYLIVGIDPGTTTGIGAVDLDGEVVELFSSRQMGTAEVIEHITGIGKPLIIASDVQPMPDAVEKVRRAFNAIAYVPPQDRSVEGKLELTAGTGYANPHERDAVSAALDAYRSLKNKFQNIAKRVPPGIDLDEVRAGVLRGRSIEAVLADLSGRQKPAPAPHESPQPQPTPPAQADDRLVQLERQVRRLQAFVQELEEGIAGKDREIASLKRQIRYERSERGKTLQRDTDIATREAIIANLRTLLRKEEKRNKSLRKRIERMRRVEELQIGEGQVAVKAIASLTHDAVRSLAADLGLVEGDVIAVATTGGWGRSVVREIADAKAAAVVVPGKSLEGQDPHLIAAALAASLPLVPAGAIGLRLSGKIGTADEEGFAAALAAWGERVEEHEREKRAAMLNQVFKEYRSEREKEVRRHG, from the coding sequence TTGAAGGTCTTCGGAATCGATATCATCAGAGGGTCGGTGCGGTCGCGGACCCGCCGTCCGGTCTATGCGCTGGTCGTCATCGAGGACGGCGAGGTCATCTCCACCGCGCAGGTGACGGCGTACAGGCTCTCCCGGATGATCGCCGCTGAAGAGCCCGAACTCCTTGCCACCGATTCGGTGCAGGAACTCGCTCCTGACCAGCACGACCTCATCTCGTTCATGCAGACCCTGCCGACCGGGACCGTGCTGGTCCAGGTGACCGGCGGGGAACGGAAAGAAACCCTCCAGAAGGTGGCAGCGCGCTACAACATCCAGGTGGAGCGGACCGACCCCTTTGCCGAGGCCGGGGCAGCGGCCAGGATCGCCTACCTCGGGGGCGGGGCGGCGGTGATCGCCTTCGAGAAGACGACTGAGATCACGGTTTCACGCCACCGTTCGCCTGGCAAAGGGGGGTGGAGCCAGAACCGCTATGTCAGGAAGATGCACGGAGCGGTGCGGGAGCGGGCCCGCGAGGTGGAGGGGCACCTGGTGGCGGCCGGTCTCCGCTACGAAAAGAGCGAGCGCCTTGCCTTCGGCGGGTTCTCCCGCGTACACTTCAGGGTCTATGCCTCCCGCGATGCGATCCCGGTGCGCGCCTCGGCCGCGGCGGACGTGCAGGTGCGCATCGAGGGACGGAGACTCGACCGGATCAGGTACGAGCCCCTGACGAAAAGGCCCAGGTACCTGATCGTGGGCATCGACCCCGGGACGACGACCGGGATCGGGGCGGTGGACCTGGACGGCGAGGTGGTAGAACTCTTTTCTTCCAGACAGATGGGGACGGCCGAGGTGATCGAGCATATCACCGGCATCGGAAAACCCCTGATCATCGCATCCGACGTGCAGCCGATGCCTGACGCGGTGGAGAAGGTGCGGCGGGCCTTCAATGCGATCGCCTATGTACCCCCACAGGACCGGTCGGTGGAGGGGAAACTGGAACTGACGGCCGGGACCGGGTATGCGAACCCCCATGAACGAGACGCCGTCTCCGCCGCTCTCGACGCCTACCGCTCTCTGAAAAACAAGTTCCAGAACATTGCAAAACGGGTGCCGCCGGGCATCGACCTCGACGAGGTGCGGGCCGGGGTGCTGCGGGGACGGTCGATCGAGGCGGTGCTGGCCGATCTCTCGGGCAGGCAGAAGCCCGCGCCCGCACCCCACGAGTCGCCGCAACCCCAGCCGACGCCGCCTGCACAGGCCGACGACCGCCTTGTCCAGCTCGAACGGCAGGTCCGCCGCCTGCAGGCGTTCGTGCAGGAGCTTGAAGAGGGGATCGCCGGGAAGGACCGGGAGATCGCGAGCCTGAAACGGCAGATCAGGTACGAACGTTCCGAACGGGGAAAAACACTCCAGCGGGACACCGATATTGCCACGCGGGAGGCGATCATCGCGAACCTCAGGACGCTCCTGCGGAAAGAGGAGAAAAGAAACAAGAGCCTCAGGAAACGGATCGAGCGGATGCGGCGGGTTGAGGAATTACAGATCGGCGAGGGGCAGGTCGCTGTGAAGGCGATTGCGTCCCTCACCCACGACGCCGTCCGCAGCCTGGCCGCCGACCTCGGTCTTGTCGAGGGTGACGTGATCGCGGTTGCGACGACCGGCGGCTGGGGGCGCAGCGTGGTGCGGGAGATCGCCGATGCGAAGGCGGCGGCGGTGGTCGTTCCGGGCAAGAGCCTGGAGGGACAGGACCCGCACCTGATCGCCGCGGCGCTTGCGGCCTCCCTGCCCCTGGTTCCGGCCGGGGCGATCGGGCTGCGGCTCTCGGGAAAGATCGGGACCGCCGACGAGGAGGGGTTCGCCGCTGCCCTCGCCGCATGGGGGGAGCGGGTCGAGGAGCATGAGCGGGAGAAGAGGGCGGCGATGTTAAACCAGGTCTTCAAGGAGTACAGGAGCGAGCGGGAGAAGGAGGTGCGGCGGCATGGATGA
- the thiL gene encoding thiamine-phosphate kinase has translation MDERALIRSLVPVLGAAATADDCATIQHGGEWLVLSTDMLHETTDFPAGMTDREIGWMAAAVTISDIAAMGARPVALLLATGLDRPERLAGITAGALECCRFYGCDLAGGDTDAHTELTIVSTGLGTAVRPVRRSGARPGDLICVTGYLGGAQAALSGYDRFWERLIAPRPRVAAGLALNEAGATAMMDISDGLALTLHDMLAVNGCGFAVETARLPLPEGVPEGEGREFALYGGGDFELLFTVPPEHFPVTGVDATAIGLVVDEQDVTADGAPLPARGYMHLWKE, from the coding sequence ATGGATGAACGGGCGCTGATCCGCTCGCTCGTGCCGGTCCTCGGTGCGGCGGCGACGGCCGACGACTGTGCGACAATCCAGCACGGCGGGGAGTGGCTTGTCCTCTCCACCGATATGCTCCACGAGACGACCGATTTTCCGGCCGGGATGACAGATCGGGAGATCGGCTGGATGGCGGCGGCGGTGACGATCTCGGATATTGCGGCGATGGGGGCGCGGCCCGTCGCCCTGCTCCTTGCGACCGGCCTCGACCGCCCCGAACGCCTGGCCGGGATCACGGCAGGGGCACTCGAATGCTGCCGGTTCTATGGCTGCGACCTTGCCGGGGGCGACACCGACGCCCACACCGAACTGACAATCGTCTCCACCGGCCTCGGGACCGCGGTGCGGCCGGTCAGGCGGAGCGGGGCCCGACCCGGGGATCTGATCTGCGTCACCGGCTACCTGGGCGGGGCGCAGGCGGCCCTATCCGGCTACGATCGGTTCTGGGAGCGACTGATCGCACCGCGGCCGCGGGTCGCCGCGGGCCTCGCCCTCAATGAGGCAGGGGCGACGGCGATGATGGACATCTCTGACGGCCTGGCCCTGACGCTCCACGATATGCTGGCGGTGAACGGGTGCGGGTTTGCCGTGGAGACAGCCCGTCTCCCCCTGCCCGAGGGCGTCCCTGAGGGTGAGGGCAGGGAGTTCGCGCTCTATGGCGGCGGCGACTTCGAGCTCCTCTTTACGGTCCCGCCCGAGCATTTCCCGGTGACCGGGGTGGATGCGACGGCGATCGGCCTGGTCGTGGATGAGCAGGACGTCACGGCGGACGGCGCCCCGCTGCCGGCTCGCGGGTATATGCACCTGTGGAAGGAGTAA
- a CDS encoding transcription initiation factor IIB, translating to MAEIEKLKMLQSEREALKKRSRTAVTEQVKKREEATENVCPECGSRQLVHDYERAELVCKSCGLVIDEEFIDRGPEWRAFDHDQRVKRSRVGAPMTFTIHDKGLSTMIDWRNRDSYGRAISSKNRAQLYRLRKWQRRIRVSNATERNLAFALSELDRMASALGLPRNVRETAAVIYRDAVDKNLIRGRSIEGVAAAALYAACRQCSVPRTLDEIAEVSRVSRKEIGRTYRFISRELGLKLLPTSPIDYVPRFCSGLTLKGEVQSRAVEILRQAGERELTSGRGPTGVAAAAIYISSILSGERRTQREVAEVAGVTEVTIRNRYKELAEKLDIEIIL from the coding sequence ATGGCAGAAATCGAAAAACTGAAAATGCTTCAGAGCGAGCGCGAGGCCCTCAAAAAAAGGTCGCGTACCGCGGTCACGGAGCAGGTAAAGAAGCGCGAGGAGGCGACGGAAAATGTATGCCCCGAGTGCGGCAGCCGCCAGCTCGTCCATGATTATGAACGGGCCGAACTCGTGTGCAAGAGCTGCGGGTTGGTCATCGACGAGGAGTTCATCGACCGCGGCCCTGAGTGGCGTGCCTTCGACCACGACCAGCGGGTGAAGCGCTCCCGTGTCGGGGCTCCGATGACCTTTACGATCCATGACAAGGGTCTCTCGACGATGATCGACTGGCGCAACCGGGACAGTTACGGCCGCGCCATCTCGTCGAAGAACCGGGCGCAACTCTACCGTCTGCGCAAGTGGCAGAGACGGATCCGCGTCTCGAACGCCACCGAGCGGAACCTCGCCTTCGCCCTCTCCGAACTGGACCGGATGGCCTCGGCCCTCGGTCTTCCAAGGAACGTGCGGGAGACCGCCGCGGTGATCTACCGCGACGCCGTGGACAAGAACCTCATCAGGGGCAGGTCCATTGAAGGGGTCGCCGCCGCCGCCCTCTACGCCGCATGCCGGCAGTGCTCGGTGCCCCGCACCCTCGACGAGATCGCCGAGGTGTCCAGGGTTTCCAGAAAAGAGATCGGGCGTACCTACCGGTTTATCTCGCGTGAACTTGGCTTGAAACTCCTGCCGACCTCTCCGATCGACTACGTGCCGCGGTTCTGCTCGGGCCTCACCCTGAAAGGTGAGGTGCAGAGCCGCGCCGTAGAGATCCTGCGTCAGGCCGGCGAGCGCGAGCTGACGAGCGGCAGGGGGCCGACCGGTGTTGCGGCCGCCGCTATCTACATCTCCTCGATCCTCTCGGGGGAGCGGCGGACCCAGCGCGAGGTCGCAGAGGTCGCCGGGGTGACCGAGGTCACCATCAGGAACCGGTACAAGGAACTCGCAGAGAAACTCGATATCGAGATCATTCTCTGA
- a CDS encoding IS5 family transposase codes for MSTFTNFAIHHEYASLAALGDRLGEVSGLIDWDAFRPLLADLYTNAEGRGGRPNYDVVLMIRLLVLQQWYGLSDPELERQATDRISFRHFLGYPETIPDRSTVWLFRERLAQTGKDTAIWDEFQRQLEVQGLAIKRGVMQDATFITADPGHAPAGTPRGDQAETRRSRDGTWAKKGSKSQFGYKLHILLDKDSQLIRRIETTTASLHDSRIDLSREGETVYRDKGYFGVKPQASMDKTMHRAVRNHPLSIKENRRNKAISRTRSLVERPFAVIKRVFHAGHLMVTTVARVHVKNIFSCMNFNFRQLLTLKAQAAER; via the coding sequence ATGAGCACGTTTACCAATTTCGCGATCCACCACGAATATGCCAGCCTTGCAGCTCTGGGTGATCGGCTGGGTGAGGTCAGCGGTCTGATCGACTGGGATGCCTTCCGCCCTCTCCTTGCTGACCTCTACACCAACGCCGAGGGGCGAGGCGGCCGTCCGAACTATGACGTCGTTCTGATGATCCGGCTGCTGGTGCTTCAGCAGTGGTATGGCCTGTCTGACCCCGAACTGGAGCGTCAGGCGACCGACCGGATCTCGTTCCGTCACTTCCTGGGATATCCGGAAACCATTCCGGATCGGTCGACGGTCTGGCTGTTCCGGGAACGCTTGGCGCAAACCGGGAAGGATACCGCGATCTGGGATGAGTTCCAGCGGCAACTCGAAGTACAAGGGCTCGCCATCAAACGCGGTGTCATGCAGGACGCGACGTTCATCACCGCCGATCCCGGGCATGCTCCTGCCGGCACGCCCCGGGGAGATCAGGCAGAGACGCGGCGCAGCCGCGACGGCACCTGGGCCAAGAAGGGCTCGAAGTCACAGTTCGGGTACAAACTTCACATCCTGCTCGACAAGGACAGTCAGCTGATCCGCCGGATTGAGACCACCACGGCGTCACTCCATGACAGCAGGATCGATCTCTCCCGGGAAGGTGAGACGGTCTATCGCGATAAAGGCTATTTTGGGGTGAAACCGCAGGCATCTATGGACAAGACCATGCACCGGGCCGTTCGCAACCATCCCCTCTCCATCAAGGAGAACCGGCGGAACAAGGCCATCAGCAGAACACGATCGCTGGTGGAACGACCGTTTGCCGTGATCAAGCGGGTGTTCCATGCAGGCCACCTCATGGTCACGACGGTTGCCAGAGTGCACGTCAAGAACATCTTCTCCTGCATGAATTTCAACTTCAGGCAACTTCTTACCCTCAAAGCGCAAGCTGCCGAGCGATAG
- a CDS encoding serine/threonine-protein kinase RIO2: MPLSPDYIRLLHKYDLRILQTLERMMQRYEWVPLDVLKGATRLSDSELEYRLQRLIEWDMVRYDAVPYQGYALIFPGYDAIALHTLSQRGTVSALGSLIGVGKESEVYAGLGLGPVVLKFHHIGQQSFQAARKDRGYMPEAGHCPWIFASARSAEQEYLALQRLSPDVSVPVPIDRSRHVLVMSEVPGANLNRCVLEDPAGVLDEVLQNVRLAYRKDIIHGDLSEFNIMVGEEGVWIIDWPQWIWRSHPNADAILQRDIENVLRYFKRKYRIDYPTVEAVGVVVG; this comes from the coding sequence ATGCCACTTTCACCGGACTATATCAGGTTACTCCACAAATACGACCTCCGCATCCTTCAGACCCTTGAGCGGATGATGCAGCGTTACGAATGGGTGCCGCTCGACGTCCTGAAAGGGGCGACGAGGCTCTCAGACTCAGAACTCGAGTACCGGTTGCAGCGGTTGATCGAGTGGGACATGGTCAGATACGATGCCGTGCCGTACCAGGGCTATGCCCTGATCTTTCCGGGCTACGATGCGATCGCCCTCCATACGCTCAGCCAGCGGGGGACGGTTTCTGCCCTTGGTTCACTTATCGGGGTAGGTAAAGAGTCCGAAGTCTATGCCGGCCTCGGTCTGGGGCCCGTGGTGCTGAAGTTTCACCATATCGGCCAGCAATCGTTCCAGGCGGCCAGAAAAGACCGCGGCTATATGCCCGAAGCCGGGCACTGCCCCTGGATCTTCGCCTCGGCCCGCTCTGCCGAGCAGGAGTATCTGGCCCTGCAGCGCCTCTCTCCCGATGTCTCGGTCCCGGTGCCGATCGATCGGTCCCGCCATGTGCTCGTGATGTCCGAGGTGCCGGGCGCAAACCTCAACCGCTGCGTGCTCGAGGACCCGGCCGGGGTGCTCGACGAGGTCCTCCAGAACGTGCGGCTGGCGTACCGGAAGGATATCATCCACGGCGATCTCTCTGAGTTCAATATCATGGTGGGCGAGGAGGGCGTATGGATCATCGACTGGCCGCAGTGGATCTGGCGTTCGCACCCGAACGCCGATGCGATCCTCCAGCGCGATATTGAGAATGTGCTCAGGTATTTTAAGAGGAAATACCGGATAGACTATCCCACCGTGGAGGCGGTGGGTGTGGTGGTCGGTTGA
- a CDS encoding lectin like domain-containing protein, protein MKTNTRFYSLVLCTLIALLAVPGISGATIEAAPLNPAFLEYLEGQEAAAEGAMQTCSIAPSPEEFRYPLTGLCPAPATPVWSVQSIDSVGSSALPASFDLRDEGRVTPVQDQGKSGSCWAFATYASLESALLTSTGTAWDFSESNMKNLCSNLYGGFDRGPGDGGQAFMSTAYLTRWSGPVNETDDPYLLPVPSNDSPTDLSPGVHVQNITFLPPRDGPLDNGPMKETIREEGALWVGFIINWSCFADNYLTYYRPGDGAYQSDGGHAVALVGWDDNYPAENFSVTPPGDGAFIAKNSWGEGVGDGGYFYISYYQPEPGRFWDRNSTFVGDRRDFCSVLFTGEAADSLEHIYQYDPLGWTENVGATGSTTIYGANVFTAGDYEDLRAAGFYTREPGTDYTVSVLRSINTPTGTTPVTVAQVSGTATLPGYHTVPLPDPVFLSPGQTFSVVLEITALTDTYPLVVEMPIAGYSSNATASPGESYVSVDGEIWTDLTTIFPDTNACIKAFTTDAIVVPRDYPTIQAAINAADGGETIVVENGTYDEHLNITSSVTIVGIGMPVVNAAGSGSAITVTADGVHLSGIAVTGASQVFQPDAYNAGILVLGDGALIENCSSYQNGACGVFVSGAGGAVIQGNEISENLYGMILWNSSRTVVAGNRVHNNSRLGIELDETDSAILEGNTVQESDGQGISLYYTANTTMQGNIMGENAWNFVYYGDDPAPKNSIDTSNIVEGRPIVYLEGISGMTINPSSNAGAVCCVGCDSMKIEGLALQETGCGISLLSTQESSIEGCTISGAYDGIHLSNASGIAIEGCSITASRTDEWLINIERAENCSLVGTTLTGLGGSSMGLYNVSGAEITGNTINFTSSGGPLRTGEISSLTNSTVRENLLDLSGMDFSVDGLRGNLIYRNTIVLPAPGPASLSSALPLPEREHSYALTRPFSGLSDGVVQVSSVSCASAAAFQTGNTWHSPDPIAYWYRGTGQTNFTGNHWSAYGGIDADGDGIGDTPFVIAANETDRYPLMERFEAYPATPPSDGGDSSSDGGLAASGNLNPGETTSLHFTGSAVTGVSVTAGQRIDGIMVTIAPASSGPAGLEAPVYQYLVANLTYTTDDAIAGAAFTFEVSTAWLEEQGLSPGDISLWRYRDGAWAALPTEVLREENGRVYFRATSPGFSYFAVAGGRTMTVEPVGTVASEEPGDAGTFRNVTAPGSAISGTPVSTTAEPGTPTETTPQKSPVWWGAALAAVGVMALGLKGRR, encoded by the coding sequence ATGAAAACAAACACACGGTTTTATTCTCTGGTGCTCTGCACCCTGATCGCCCTCCTTGCCGTCCCGGGTATATCAGGAGCGACGATTGAGGCCGCACCGCTCAACCCTGCCTTCCTGGAATACCTCGAAGGGCAGGAGGCGGCGGCAGAAGGCGCCATGCAGACCTGCAGTATTGCCCCGTCCCCTGAAGAATTCCGCTATCCCCTGACCGGTCTTTGCCCGGCACCTGCAACACCGGTCTGGTCGGTTCAGTCCATCGATTCTGTCGGGTCGAGCGCCCTCCCCGCATCCTTCGACTTAAGGGACGAGGGGAGGGTCACGCCGGTGCAGGACCAGGGGAAGAGCGGGAGCTGCTGGGCGTTCGCCACCTATGCCTCCCTTGAATCGGCGCTGCTCACCAGCACCGGCACTGCATGGGACTTCTCCGAGAGCAACATGAAGAACCTCTGCTCAAACCTCTACGGCGGCTTCGATCGTGGTCCAGGAGACGGCGGTCAGGCCTTCATGTCCACCGCCTACCTCACACGCTGGTCCGGGCCGGTGAACGAGACCGACGACCCCTATCTCCTGCCTGTGCCATCAAACGACTCGCCGACCGATCTTTCGCCGGGGGTCCACGTCCAGAATATCACGTTCCTCCCGCCGCGGGATGGGCCGCTCGACAACGGCCCGATGAAGGAGACGATCCGCGAGGAGGGGGCCCTCTGGGTGGGGTTCATTATCAACTGGTCCTGTTTTGCCGACAACTACCTGACCTACTACCGCCCCGGCGACGGCGCGTATCAGAGCGACGGCGGCCATGCCGTCGCCCTCGTCGGCTGGGACGACAACTACCCGGCGGAGAATTTCAGCGTCACGCCGCCCGGCGACGGTGCCTTCATCGCCAAAAACTCCTGGGGCGAGGGGGTCGGCGACGGCGGCTACTTCTATATCTCATATTACCAGCCAGAACCCGGCAGGTTCTGGGACAGGAACTCCACCTTTGTCGGGGACCGGCGCGACTTCTGTTCAGTTCTCTTCACCGGGGAGGCCGCGGATTCCCTGGAACACATCTACCAGTACGACCCCCTGGGCTGGACAGAGAATGTCGGCGCAACCGGCTCCACCACCATCTATGGTGCGAATGTCTTCACGGCCGGAGACTACGAGGACCTGCGGGCAGCAGGTTTCTACACCCGTGAACCCGGCACCGACTACACCGTTTCCGTCTTGCGCTCCATCAACACCCCGACGGGCACCACACCTGTCACCGTTGCGCAGGTCTCCGGCACCGCCACCCTCCCGGGCTACCACACCGTCCCGCTCCCCGACCCGGTCTTCCTCTCGCCGGGCCAGACCTTCTCGGTGGTCCTGGAGATCACTGCCCTGACCGACACCTACCCCCTCGTCGTGGAGATGCCAATCGCGGGGTATTCCTCCAATGCCACCGCATCGCCCGGAGAGAGTTATGTGAGTGTCGACGGCGAGATATGGACTGACCTGACCACGATCTTCCCTGACACCAACGCCTGCATCAAGGCGTTCACCACCGACGCCATCGTGGTGCCGCGGGACTACCCCACCATCCAGGCGGCGATCAACGCCGCCGATGGCGGCGAGACGATTGTCGTGGAGAACGGCACCTATGATGAGCACCTGAACATCACATCATCGGTCACGATCGTCGGCATTGGCATGCCGGTCGTGAATGCCGCCGGGAGCGGGTCGGCGATCACGGTCACCGCCGACGGCGTCCACCTTTCCGGCATCGCTGTAACGGGCGCGAGTCAGGTCTTCCAACCGGACGCCTACAACGCAGGCATCCTGGTCCTGGGGGACGGCGCCCTCATCGAGAACTGCTCATCATACCAGAATGGTGCATGCGGCGTCTTTGTATCTGGTGCCGGGGGTGCGGTCATCCAGGGCAACGAGATCTCTGAGAACCTCTATGGCATGATCCTCTGGAACTCGTCCAGGACCGTCGTTGCTGGCAACAGAGTCCATAACAACAGCCGCCTTGGCATCGAGCTCGACGAGACCGACAGCGCCATACTGGAGGGCAACACTGTCCAGGAGAGCGACGGACAGGGGATCAGTCTCTATTATACCGCCAATACTACGATGCAGGGCAACATAATGGGAGAGAACGCCTGGAACTTCGTTTATTATGGCGACGACCCGGCGCCCAAAAACAGCATCGATACCTCCAACATCGTCGAGGGGCGCCCGATCGTCTACCTTGAGGGAATCTCAGGGATGACGATCAATCCCTCCAGCAATGCGGGTGCGGTCTGCTGCGTCGGTTGTGACTCGATGAAGATTGAGGGCCTCGCCCTTCAGGAGACCGGGTGCGGCATCAGTCTCCTCTCGACGCAGGAGAGTAGCATCGAGGGGTGCACCATCTCCGGCGCCTATGACGGGATACACCTCTCCAACGCCAGCGGGATCGCCATCGAGGGCTGTTCAATCACCGCATCGAGGACAGACGAGTGGCTGATCAATATCGAGAGGGCAGAGAACTGCAGCCTCGTCGGCACCACGCTGACCGGCCTCGGCGGGTCCAGCATGGGGCTGTACAACGTCTCAGGAGCTGAAATCACCGGAAACACCATCAATTTCACCTCTTCCGGCGGCCCTCTGAGGACGGGGGAGATCAGTTCGCTCACCAACAGCACGGTCAGAGAAAACCTGCTGGATCTCTCCGGGATGGATTTCTCTGTGGATGGCCTCAGAGGCAATCTGATCTACCGCAATACCATCGTCCTTCCGGCACCGGGCCCGGCATCTCTCTCCTCTGCCCTGCCCCTCCCGGAGAGAGAGCACAGTTATGCCCTCACCAGGCCATTCTCCGGTCTCTCTGACGGGGTTGTTCAGGTTTCAAGCGTCTCTTGTGCGTCCGCAGCAGCCTTCCAGACCGGGAACACCTGGCACTCACCCGATCCGATCGCCTACTGGTACCGCGGGACCGGACAGACAAACTTCACCGGAAACCACTGGAGCGCGTATGGAGGCATCGATGCGGACGGCGACGGTATCGGCGATACGCCGTTTGTAATCGCGGCGAATGAAACCGATCGCTACCCGCTGATGGAGCGCTTCGAGGCCTACCCGGCCACACCGCCCTCAGATGGCGGCGACTCCTCTTCAGACGGTGGCCTCGCCGCCTCAGGCAACCTGAACCCCGGTGAGACCACATCCCTGCACTTTACCGGATCGGCGGTGACCGGGGTCAGCGTCACGGCAGGGCAGCGGATCGACGGGATCATGGTGACCATTGCCCCGGCATCCTCCGGGCCTGCCGGACTGGAGGCGCCAGTCTACCAGTATCTCGTCGCAAACCTCACCTACACCACCGACGATGCAATCGCAGGGGCAGCATTCACCTTCGAGGTATCGACGGCCTGGCTGGAGGAGCAGGGGCTTTCACCCGGCGATATCAGCCTCTGGCGCTACCGCGACGGGGCATGGGCAGCGCTTCCGACCGAGGTGCTCAGGGAGGAGAACGGCCGGGTGTACTTCCGTGCGACCTCGCCCGGGTTCTCGTACTTCGCGGTGGCCGGCGGCCGGACCATGACGGTGGAGCCGGTCGGGACGGTTGCGTCAGAGGAGCCCGGCGATGCAGGAACGTTCAGGAATGTAACGGCACCAGGGAGCGCGATCTCAGGCACACCGGTTTCGACGACCGCCGAACCAGGAACACCGACCGAAACGACGCCGCAAAAGAGCCCGGTCTGGTGGGGAGCGGCGCTTGCGGCGGTCGGAGTGATGGCGCTCGGCCTGAAGGGGAGGCGCTGA
- a CDS encoding TIGR00266 family protein codes for MKYEIIGDNLQMVKLTLVQGERVNAEAGAMVNMSGNMQMDSHLKGGLLGGLKRALTNESLFLTEFTPQGGSGFVSFAGNVPGRIFPVDVTGREFIAQKDAFLCAEEGVHLDIAVTKKIRSGFFGGEGFILQRLSGLGTAFLHCCGDTIEMDLAAGEVVKVETGLVVGFEATVDYSIQLAGGVKTVFFGGEGLFLTTLTGPGRVVLQSMDIAKLATSLIPFLPQNSSGK; via the coding sequence ATGAAATACGAGATCATCGGTGACAACCTGCAGATGGTGAAACTCACCCTTGTGCAGGGCGAGCGGGTCAATGCCGAGGCCGGCGCCATGGTGAACATGAGCGGGAACATGCAGATGGACTCCCACCTCAAGGGCGGACTGCTTGGCGGCCTGAAACGGGCGCTCACAAATGAGAGCCTGTTTCTGACCGAGTTCACGCCGCAGGGGGGGAGCGGTTTCGTCTCCTTCGCCGGGAACGTCCCGGGCCGGATCTTCCCGGTCGACGTCACCGGCAGGGAGTTCATCGCCCAGAAAGACGCCTTCCTCTGCGCAGAAGAGGGCGTGCACCTCGACATCGCCGTAACCAAAAAGATCCGCTCGGGCTTTTTCGGCGGCGAGGGTTTCATCCTCCAGCGCCTTTCGGGTTTGGGGACTGCCTTCCTCCACTGCTGCGGTGACACCATCGAGATGGACCTGGCCGCGGGGGAGGTCGTGAAGGTGGAGACCGGGCTCGTCGTCGGCTTCGAGGCCACGGTGGACTACTCCATCCAGCTTGCAGGAGGCGTGAAGACGGTCTTTTTCGGCGGCGAAGGGCTCTTCCTGACCACCCTCACCGGTCCGGGCAGGGTGGTCCTCCAGTCGATGGACATCGCAAAACTCGCCACTTCCCTGATCCCGTTCCTCCCCCAGAACTCTTCCGGGAAGTGA